One Alnus glutinosa chromosome 3, dhAlnGlut1.1, whole genome shotgun sequence genomic region harbors:
- the LOC133862608 gene encoding ethylene-responsive transcription factor ERF086-like: protein MAGGSETTKTTIATTVNTKVRQSSKPAVRRFVGVRQRLSGRWVAEIKDSSQRVRLWLGTYDTPEEAARAYDEAARALRGENARTNFASVNPSSSLSGSSSPSNGGSPSESDGRHGLSFSSLKAKLSKNLQSIMARNGDHNKSSKSRVSDQFTFAKIFHFRNYQYQNQMDMNNVEKVAVHPSIIVPHVGNEAPCSWESSSVSEGSAEWIGFRQHGLDSDGSDIGEVSFGEQGFMERMMGWNMDSPDQIGVDDADEQGTRSKRFKVSSSVVVPPTFSGSPYNGEN from the coding sequence ATGGCAGGAGGTTCTGAAACCACGAAAACCACTATTGCCACCACCGTCAACACCAAGGTGCGGCAATCAAGCAAACCGGCAGTTCGTAGGTTTGTCGGAGTTCGACAAAGGCTGTCGGGGAGATGGGTGGCAGAGATCAAGGACTCATCTCAACGTGTAAGACTATGGCTCGGAACTTATGACACCCCAGAAGAAGCGGCCAGAGCCTATGACGAGGCGGCTCGAGCCCTCCGTGGGGAAAATGCCCGAACCAACTTTGCATCAGTTAACCCCAGTTCGAGCCTTTCGGGTTCGTCATCCCCCAGTAACGGAGGGTCACCATCGGAATCTGACGGGAGGCATGGGCTCAGCTTCTCTTCCTTGAAGGCTAAACTGAGCAAAAACCTTCAGAGTATCATGGCAAGGAATGGCGATCACAATAAGTCCTCGAAAAGTAGGGTAAGTGACCAGTTCACTTTTGCTAAGATATTTCACTTCAGAAACTACCAATACCAGAACCAAATGGACATGAACAACGTTGAGAAAGTGGCTGTGCATCCAAGCATTATTGTGCCCCATGTCGGGAATGAGGCGCCCTGTTCTTGGGAAAGCTCTAGTGTTTCGGAAGGCAGTGCTGAGTGGATCGGTTTCCGGCAACATGGGTTGGATTCGGATGGATCGGATATTGGAGAGGTTAGTTTTGGTGAGCAAGGGTTCATGGAGCGAATGATGGGGTGGAATATGGATAGCCCAGATCAGATAGGTGTTGATGATGCCGATGAGCAGGGTACGAGGAGTAAGAGGTTCAAGGTTTCTTCTTCTGTAGTGGTTCCTCCAACCTTTAGCGGGTCCCCATACAATGGAGAAAATTGA
- the LOC133863743 gene encoding xyloglucan endotransglucosylase/hydrolase protein 31-like: MADPVLHPETQLLKQIAIDYTPEACSHCPNSNTITLTFDHRGGARWRTTTRFLYGTFSALIQCPTGNTSGLNFNLYLSSLEGDKSQDEIDFEFLGKDKTIVQTNYFTTGTGNRESIHQLGFDCSDGFHEYVIKWGPNEIQWLIDGKVVRTEERRDGEDFPDKPMFLYASVWDASYIDEARWTGKYVGCDAPYVCVYKDIHVPAAGTALDCSCDS, encoded by the coding sequence ATGGCTGATCCAGTTCTCCACCCAGAAACCCAACTCCTCAAACAAATCGCCATAGACTACACCCCAGAAGCCTGCAGCCACTGCCCCAACTCCAACACCATCACCCTCACCTTCGACCACCGCGGCGGCGCTAGGTGGCGCACCACTACGAGGTTTCTCTACGGCACTTTCAGCGCCCTCATTCAGTGTCCTACAGGCAACACCAGCGGCCTCAACTTCAACCTCTACCTCTCCTCCCTCGAGGGCGACAAATCTCAGGACGAGATCGACTTCGAGTTCTTGGGCAAGGACAAGACCATCGTGCAAACTAACTACTTCACTACCGGTACCGGCAATAGGGAGAGCATTCACCAGTTGGGTTTCGACTGCTCCGATGGGTTCCACGAGTATGTGATCAAGTGGGGCCCGAACGAGATCCAGTGGCTCATTGATGGGAAGGTTGTGAGGACGGAAGAGAGAAGGGACGGTGAGGATTTTCCTGACAAGCCCATGTTTTTGTATGCTTCGGTTTGGGATGCGAGCTACATTGATGAGGCGAGGTGGACTGGGAAGTATGTGGGTTGTGATGCACCGTATGTTTGTGTCTACAAGGATATTCATGTGCCGGCTGCAGGGACTGCACTGGATTGTTCTTGTGATTCGTGA